In Rattus norvegicus strain BN/NHsdMcwi chromosome 3, GRCr8, whole genome shotgun sequence, a genomic segment contains:
- the Mylk2 gene encoding myosin light chain kinase 2, skeletal/cardiac muscle, with protein sequence MATENGAVELGTQSLSTEQTPKDAAGDGSPASEKEPSLPDTEKDLGPTNTKKDPGAPDPKKNPDPPSLKKTPEAPGPEKKGDSAPASASNQGPSGEGDGGGGPAEGGTGPPAVLPQPTATADASIQKLDATQAPSGNQESGEAKAGKKAAECREAGRRGSPAFLHSPSCPAIISCSEKTLAMKPLSETTELIFAGVSETPDPQDPGPAKAEGGTNTLAERKEEAEAGQAEQAKVQGDTSQRIGFQAVPSERAEVGQALCLTAKEEDCFQILDDCPPPPAPFPHRIVELRTGNVNSEFSMNSKEALGGGKFGAVCTCTERSTGLKLAAKVIKKQTPKDKEMVLLEIEVMNQLNHRNLIQLYSAIETSHEIILFMEYIEGGELFERIVDEDYQLTEVDTMVFVRQICDGILFMHKMRVLHLDLKPENILCVNTTGHLVKIIDFGLARRYNPNEKLKVNFGTPEFLSPEVVNYDQISDKTDMWSLGVITYMLLSGLSPFLGDDDTETLNNVLSANWYFDEETFEAVSDEAKDFVSNLITKDQSARMSAEQCLAHPWLNNLAEKAKRCNRRLKSQILLKKYLMKRRWKKNFIAVSAANRFKKISSSGALMALGV encoded by the exons ATGGCTACAGAAAACGGAGCAGTTGAGCTGGGAACCCAGAGTCTGTCAACAG AACAAACACCTAAAGACGCAGCAGGTGATGGATCTCCAGCTTCAGAGAAAGAACCCAGCCtcccagacacagagaaagacctggGCCCCACTAACACGAAGAAAGACCCTGGCGCGCCGGATCCAAAGAAAAATCCAGATCCACCCTCCCTGAAGAAAACTCCCGAAGCCCCTGGTCCAGAGAAAAAGGGTGACTCGGCCCCAGCTTCAGCCAGCAACCAGGGCCCTTCAGGAGAGGGTGATGGAGGTGGGGGCCCTGCTGAAGGCGGTACGGGGCCTCCTGCAGTCTTGCCCCAGCCCACTGCCACAGCTGATGCCAGCATCCAGAAGCTGGACGCCACGCAAGCGCCCTCGGGCAACCAGGAATCTGGAGAGGCCAAGGCAGGCAAGAAGGCAGCAGAATGCCGAGAAGCAGGACGAAGGGGCTCACCCGCCTTTCTTCACAGCCCTAGCTGCCCCGCGATCATCTCCTG TTCTGAGAAGACACTGGCCATGAAGCCCTTAAGCGAGACAACAGAGCTCATCTTTGCAGGGGTGTCTGAAACCCCTGATCCCCAAGATCCTGGTCCAGCTAAGGCAGAAGGAGGGACGAACACGCTGGCAGAGCggaaagaagaggcagaggcaggccaggcTGAGCAGGCTAAGGTGCAAGGGGACACCTCCCAGAGGATCGGGTTCCAGGCTGTTCCCTcagagagagcagaggtggggcaggccctCTGTCTCACGGCCAAGGAGGAAGACTGCTTCCAAATTCTGG ATGATTGTCCGCCACCCCCAGCccccttcccacacaggatcgTGGAGCTGAGGACCGGAAATGTCAACAGTGAATTCAGCATGAACTCAAAGGAGGCATTGGGAGG TGGCAAGTTTGGAGCTGTGTGCACCTGCACGGAGAGATCCACAGGCCTCAAGCTGGCAGCCAAGGTCATCAAGAAACAGACCCCCAAGGACAAG GAAATGGTGTTGCTGGAGATCGAGGTCATGAACCAGCTGAACCACCGCAATTTGATCCAGCTGTACTCAGCCATTGAGACCTCTCACGAGATCATCCTGTTCATGGAGTA CATTGAGGGCGGCGAGCTCTTTGAGAGGATCGTGGATGAGGACTACCAACTGACGGAAGTGGATACCATGGTGTTCGTCAGGCAGATCTGCGACGGGATCCTCTTCATGCACAAGATGAGGGTCCTGCACTTGGACCTCAAG CCAGAGAACATCCTGTGTGTGAATACCACCGGGCACTTGGTGAAGATAATTGACTTCGGCCTGGCAAGGAG GTATAACCCCAATGAGAAGCTGAAGGTGAATTTTGGGACCCCGGAGTTCCTGTCACCAGAGGTGGTGAACTATGACCAGATCTCTGACAAGACGGACATGTGGAGTCTTGGGGTGATCACCTACATGCT aCTGAGTGgcctctctcccttcctgggCGACGATGACACGGAGACCCTAAACAACGTCCTGTCTGCCAACTGGTACTTTGATGAGGAGACTTTTGAAGCTGTGTCAGACGAGGCCAAAGACTTCGTTTCCAATCTTATCACGAAGGACCAGAG TGCCAGAATGAGTGCTGAGCAGTGCCTCGCCCACCCCTGGCTCAACAACCTGGCAGAAAAAGCCAAGCGCTGCAACCGTCGTCTCAAGTCCCAGATCCTGCTTAAGAAATACCTCATGAAGAGGCGCTGGAAG